One genomic region from Leptolyngbyaceae cyanobacterium JSC-12 encodes:
- a CDS encoding ATP-dependent DNA helicase RecQ (IMG reference gene:2510094095~PFAM: Helicase conserved C-terminal domain; RQC domain; HRDC domain; DEAD/DEAH box helicase~TIGRFAM: ATP-dependent DNA helicase RecQ; ATP-dependent DNA helicase, RecQ family), translating into MTARLSSNSQFVSLESALKHYFGYDSFRPGQRQIIEKALQNQDLLVVMPTGGGKSLCYQLPALLKPGLTVVVSPLIALMQDQVQALQDNGIPATFLNSSLSGTELRERERAILDGEMKLVYIAPERLLNEGRLAGWLSQVYVAAIAIDEAHCVSEWGHDFRPEYRQLSQLRQWFANVPIMALTATATERVRYDIIEQLNLQDPVLHVSTFNRPNLYYEVRPKHKQSYRELLQLIRQQAGASGIIYCLSRKRVDELTTKLQRDGISALPYHAGMDNQLRSENQSRFIRDNVQVMVATIAFGMGINKPDVRFVVHYDLPRNIEGYYQESGRAGRDGEPARCTLFFSMGDVKTVEFLISQKVDPNTGEPLEDEQRIATQQLRRVINYAEATECRRIIQLGYFGETFSGNCGNCDNCLQPKPVEDWTIEAQKFLSCVARVKERFGMNYVIDVLRGSRNQRLLQNGHDKLSTYGIGKDHSADEWRMLGRSLIHQGLVEETSDGYSVLRLNQMSWEVLRKQRTVAIAVPPKPTATSSNQPISTNSQIVTELFQRLQKLRKQLADEQSVPPYVIFQNTSLQEMAERQPLNSRDFAAISGVGSRKLSQYGEVFLAEIRAFRVEKGLPLETVPEQAVNSAQTICEATTCNSLDTHLLTLKLYQQGLKPFEIAEQRNLRLSTITTHLAELIELGYEIPLDELVLPARQQKIIDAIAAVGADSRRRIRDYLGEVFGYDEINLVVAWWRKHNS; encoded by the coding sequence ATGACGGCTCGTCTTTCCTCCAACTCCCAATTTGTCTCTCTTGAGAGTGCGCTCAAGCATTACTTTGGCTATGATAGCTTCCGCCCTGGGCAACGACAGATTATCGAGAAAGCGCTGCAAAATCAGGATTTGCTCGTCGTGATGCCAACAGGCGGCGGCAAATCTTTATGCTATCAGTTACCTGCGTTACTTAAACCAGGTTTGACCGTTGTGGTATCGCCTCTGATTGCGCTAATGCAGGATCAGGTGCAGGCACTTCAAGACAACGGCATTCCCGCCACATTCCTCAATAGCAGTTTAAGTGGAACTGAACTACGAGAACGAGAACGGGCAATTTTAGACGGCGAGATGAAACTCGTTTACATCGCGCCAGAACGGTTACTCAATGAAGGCAGACTGGCGGGCTGGCTGTCCCAGGTATATGTTGCCGCGATCGCGATCGATGAAGCCCACTGCGTCTCCGAATGGGGACACGATTTTCGCCCAGAATATCGACAACTTAGCCAGTTGCGTCAGTGGTTTGCCAATGTGCCGATCATGGCGCTGACTGCAACCGCTACAGAACGCGTCCGATACGACATCATCGAACAACTCAATCTTCAAGACCCCGTTCTGCACGTTTCTACGTTCAATCGCCCCAATCTTTACTACGAAGTTCGCCCCAAGCACAAACAATCCTATCGGGAACTACTCCAACTAATTCGGCAACAGGCAGGGGCATCAGGGATTATCTATTGCCTTAGCCGCAAGCGAGTCGATGAACTGACAACCAAACTCCAGCGAGATGGCATTTCTGCACTGCCTTACCACGCTGGCATGGACAATCAACTGCGATCTGAAAATCAAAGCCGCTTTATTCGGGATAACGTGCAGGTGATGGTTGCCACGATCGCCTTTGGCATGGGCATTAATAAGCCCGATGTGCGCTTCGTCGTTCATTACGATCTGCCACGCAACATCGAAGGCTATTACCAGGAATCAGGACGAGCAGGACGAGATGGTGAACCTGCACGCTGCACGCTTTTTTTTAGCATGGGTGACGTCAAAACAGTTGAATTTCTCATCAGTCAGAAAGTAGACCCCAATACCGGCGAACCCTTGGAAGATGAACAGCGAATTGCCACCCAACAGTTGCGGCGAGTCATTAACTATGCTGAAGCGACGGAATGCCGCCGGATTATTCAACTGGGCTATTTTGGCGAAACCTTTTCTGGTAATTGCGGCAATTGCGATAACTGCCTCCAACCCAAACCTGTGGAAGATTGGACAATTGAAGCCCAAAAATTTCTCTCCTGCGTAGCCCGAGTCAAAGAACGCTTTGGCATGAATTACGTAATTGATGTGCTGCGCGGCTCCCGCAATCAACGCCTACTGCAAAACGGACACGACAAACTCTCAACCTATGGCATCGGCAAAGATCACAGTGCGGATGAATGGCGAATGTTAGGGCGATCGCTGATTCATCAAGGGCTGGTAGAGGAAACCTCGGATGGCTACTCAGTGCTACGGCTGAACCAGATGAGTTGGGAAGTATTGCGAAAACAGCGAACGGTAGCGATCGCGGTGCCACCTAAACCAACAGCAACCTCCTCCAATCAACCCATCAGTACCAATAGTCAAATTGTTACAGAACTCTTTCAACGCCTGCAAAAACTGCGAAAGCAATTAGCTGATGAACAATCCGTGCCGCCTTACGTCATATTTCAAAACACTAGTTTGCAGGAGATGGCAGAACGTCAACCTCTTAACAGTCGCGACTTTGCTGCAATTTCAGGCGTAGGGAGCCGCAAACTTTCTCAATATGGGGAAGTATTTTTGGCAGAAATTCGAGCATTTCGAGTTGAAAAAGGACTGCCTCTTGAAACGGTGCCAGAGCAGGCAGTGAATTCTGCTCAAACAATTTGTGAAGCAACAACTTGTAATTCCTTAGATACTCATTTACTGACTTTGAAACTTTATCAACAGGGCTTGAAGCCATTTGAAATCGCAGAACAACGAAATCTTCGCCTGAGTACAATCACAACTCATCTGGCAGAGCTTATTGAGTTGGGATATGAAATTCCGCTGGATGAGCTGGTTTTACCCGCGCGACAGCAAAAAATTATAGACGCGATCGCAGCAGTTGGCGCAGACTCTCGTCGGCGCATTCGAGATTACTTGGGTGAGGTCTTCGGGTATGACGAAATTAACCTTGTGGTAGCGTGGTGGCGAAAGCACAACTCGTAG
- a CDS encoding photosystem II DI subunit, Q(B) protein (IMG reference gene:2510094096~PFAM: Photosynthetic reaction centre protein~TIGRFAM: photosystem II, DI subunit (also called Q(B))) → MSSGKYNSFTAFIPTITVKTVVILQSSIKLMTTTIQRRESGNAWDRFCEWVTSTDNRLYVGWFGVLMIPTLLTATICYVIAFIAAPPVDIDGIREPVAGSLIYGNNIISGAVVPSSNAIGLHFYPIWEAASLDEWLYNGGPYELIVCHFLIGIACYMGRQWELSYRLGMRPWICVAYSAPLAAATSVFLIYPIGQGSFSDGMPLGISGTFNFMFVFQAEHNILMHPFHMLGVAGVFGGSLFSAMHGSLVTSSLVRETTETESQNYGYKFGQEEETYNIVAAHGYFGRLIFQYASFNNSRSLHFFLGAWPVVGIWFTAMGISTMAFNLNGFNFNQSVLDSQGRVVNTWADVLNRANLGMEVMHERNAHNFPLDLAAGEITPVAMQAPAING, encoded by the coding sequence ATGAGTTCGGGTAAATACAACTCATTTACCGCATTCATACCGACCATCACGGTCAAAACTGTTGTTATTTTGCAATCATCAATTAAACTCATGACCACAACGATTCAAAGACGCGAAAGCGGCAACGCTTGGGATCGGTTTTGCGAGTGGGTCACCAGCACTGATAACCGCCTGTATGTAGGTTGGTTTGGGGTGTTGATGATCCCCACCTTGTTGACCGCCACCATTTGCTACGTCATCGCCTTCATCGCTGCTCCCCCTGTGGACATCGATGGCATTCGTGAACCCGTCGCTGGTTCCTTGATTTATGGCAACAACATCATCTCTGGTGCAGTTGTCCCCTCTAGTAATGCCATTGGTCTACACTTCTACCCCATCTGGGAAGCAGCCTCTCTAGATGAATGGCTATACAACGGCGGACCTTATGAGCTGATCGTTTGCCATTTCTTGATTGGTATCGCCTGCTACATGGGTCGTCAGTGGGAACTGTCCTACCGTCTAGGTATGCGCCCCTGGATCTGCGTCGCTTACAGCGCACCTCTGGCTGCAGCAACCTCAGTCTTCTTGATCTACCCCATCGGACAAGGCTCCTTCTCCGACGGCATGCCCCTGGGCATCTCCGGCACCTTCAACTTCATGTTCGTGTTCCAAGCCGAGCACAACATCCTGATGCACCCCTTCCACATGCTGGGTGTAGCCGGAGTCTTCGGCGGCAGCTTGTTCTCCGCCATGCACGGTTCCTTGGTGACCTCCTCCTTAGTGCGTGAGACCACCGAAACCGAGTCACAGAACTACGGGTACAAGTTTGGTCAAGAAGAAGAAACCTACAACATCGTAGCGGCTCACGGCTACTTCGGTCGGTTGATCTTCCAATACGCGAGCTTCAACAACTCTCGTTCCTTGCACTTCTTCCTGGGTGCATGGCCTGTGGTTGGCATCTGGTTTACCGCAATGGGTATTTCCACGATGGCGTTCAACCTCAACGGGTTCAACTTCAACCAGTCCGTGTTGGATTCTCAGGGTCGCGTTGTTAATACCTGGGCTGATGTGCTCAACCGTGCCAACCTGGGGATGGAAGTGATGCACGAGCGCAATGCTCACAACTTCCCGCTTGACTTGGCTGCTGGCGAAATCACTCCCGTTGCAATGCAGGCTCCTGCAATCAACGGCTAA
- a CDS encoding hypothetical protein (IMG reference gene:2510094097) — MPNPNLPSDRFRSATDFPQSIAHLPPTEANEIYTEMRDCLIFTNRSRAQLVRRNEEHKQKALILKSDVIRLQESIDRLNREKQSLAQNQQNTINELEQELRSMTRHLDQLSKAFEDVEDINSAMGVMAIPGRFARFWQALKALIVWWREEHAEDSLTNSRTLPASFNKPLSEQEIRENPQLGSDPASINRSLLDR, encoded by the coding sequence ATGCCTAATCCTAATCTGCCCAGCGATCGCTTCCGTTCTGCGACTGATTTTCCTCAGTCAATTGCTCATCTCCCGCCCACAGAGGCAAATGAAATTTATACCGAAATGCGGGATTGTTTGATCTTCACGAATCGCAGTCGAGCACAGTTAGTGCGCCGCAATGAAGAACATAAGCAAAAAGCGCTGATTCTGAAAAGTGATGTCATTCGCTTGCAGGAAAGCATTGACCGATTGAATCGGGAGAAGCAATCTCTTGCTCAAAATCAGCAGAATACGATCAATGAGTTAGAGCAAGAACTGCGATCGATGACGAGGCATTTGGATCAACTATCCAAGGCATTTGAAGATGTAGAAGATATCAATAGCGCAATGGGTGTGATGGCAATTCCCGGACGGTTTGCGCGATTTTGGCAAGCATTGAAAGCGCTGATCGTTTGGTGGCGAGAGGAGCATGCAGAGGATTCACTTACCAATTCCAGAACCTTGCCAGCCTCATTTAATAAACCTTTGAGCGAACAAGAAATCCGTGAAAATCCGCAGTTGGGCAGCGATCCAGCCTCTATCAATCGTTCTCTTTTAGACAGATAA